The following coding sequences are from one Triticum aestivum cultivar Chinese Spring chromosome 5A, IWGSC CS RefSeq v2.1, whole genome shotgun sequence window:
- the LOC123103339 gene encoding uncharacterized protein At1g32220, chloroplastic, with the protein MRSALSRLIRSSCSVSPSRLSSPVLLKNGKAFSSDATPRDSGRVDEPFKVEEAEPVKVPPPPPSPHKLLVLGGSGFVGSHVCKEALERGFVVSSLNRSGKPSISESWADKVIWNQGNLLEPASLEDSMDGVSAVVSCVGGFGSNSQMFKLNGTANINAIRVAAEKGIKRFVYVSAADFGLVNYLLQGYYEGKRAAEAELLSKFTYGGVILRPGFIHGTRRVGSVNIPLGLVGSPMQMVLQNAKPLTRLPLVGPMLTPPVSATSVAKVAVRAATDPVFPPGIVDVYGIMRYSEQK; encoded by the exons atgaggtcgGCCCTGAGCCGCCTGATCCGTTCCTCCTGCTCCGTCTCGCCCTCCCGTCTCAG CTCGCCAGTTCtgttgaagaacggcaaggcgttCTCGAGCGATGCCACGCCCAGGGATTCCGGCCGGGTCGACGAGCCTTTCAAAGTCGAGGAGGCAGAACCCGTGaaggtgccgccgccgccgccttctcctcaTAAG CTGCTTGTGCTAGGTGGAAGTGGTTTCGTTGGTTCACATGTTTGCAAGGAGGCTTTGGAGAGAGGATTTGTTGTCTCTAGTCTAAATAG ATCTGGAAAGCCATCGATAAGTGAATCTTGGGCTGACAAAGTTATATGGAATCAAG GCAATCTCCTTGAACCTGCTTCACTGGAGGATAGTATGGATGGTGTCTCTGCTGTT GTATCCTGTGTTGGAGGCTTTGGGTCAAATTCTCAAATGTTCAAACTGAATGGGACTGCAAACATCAATGCCATCAGGGTTGCAGCTGAGAAAG GCATAAAAAGATTTGTGTATGTGTCAGCTGCAGACTTTGGTTTAGTGAATTACTTATTGCAAGGTTATTATGAGGGCAAG AGAGCTGCTGAAGCTGAACTGCTGTCGAAGTTTACCTATGGAG GAGTGATATTGCGGCCTGGTTTTATTCATGGAACTCGTCGAGTGGGTAGTGTGAACATACCCCTTGGACTTGTGGGTTCACCTATGCAAATG GTGCTCCAAAATGCAAAACCACTAACCAGATTGCCACTTGTTGGCCCGATGCTAACTCCTCCAGTGAGTGCTACCTCGGTAGCGAAGGTCGCTGTAAGAGC